One region of Rhodophyticola sp. CCM32 genomic DNA includes:
- a CDS encoding DUF2484 family protein, which produces MPLSLTLACLWAVIACLIGLGPQRYHWPAAWLLIATGIPLLGYLTWQLGPWWGLGAMVAGASVLRWPLIYLGRWVQRLISSQ; this is translated from the coding sequence ATGCCCCTGTCCTTGACCCTGGCCTGTCTTTGGGCCGTGATTGCCTGTTTGATCGGGCTTGGCCCGCAACGATATCATTGGCCCGCGGCCTGGCTGCTGATCGCCACCGGTATTCCGCTTCTGGGGTATCTGACCTGGCAATTGGGGCCGTGGTGGGGGCTTGGTGCGATGGTGGCCGGGGCCTCGGTGTTGCGCTGGCCGCTGATTTATCTGGGCCGCTGGGTGCAGCGGTTGATCAGCAGCCAGTGA
- a CDS encoding DUF2484 family protein: MSLSLTFACLWVLAAAIVAMLPMRHQYIPGIALLILSLPLIGYVAWQHGPLLVLLVVFAVLSMFRRPLLYFARRAMTRLKGGI; the protein is encoded by the coding sequence ATGAGCCTGTCCCTGACATTTGCCTGTCTCTGGGTTCTGGCCGCAGCCATCGTTGCGATGCTGCCCATGCGGCATCAATATATTCCGGGGATCGCGCTGTTGATCCTGTCCCTGCCGCTGATCGGCTATGTGGCCTGGCAGCATGGCCCGCTTCTGGTGCTTCTTGTGGTGTTCGCCGTCCTCTCGATGTTCCGCCGCCCGCTTCTGTATTTTGCGCGCCGGGCCATGACCCGTTTGAAAGGAGGCATCTGA